The Thalassoroseus pseudoceratinae genome has a segment encoding these proteins:
- a CDS encoding GTPase, with protein sequence MSRWRLILVWALLILPWLIIIGFGSYALWRIGWTQWIWVPIAVCWGSALVLMRSWRTRWNLLASPKPKQVPHWTPRDRDAWEIVERTARNGDQLDQERLLRPQMYFDLTLQMAADIAAIYHPKSSDPVENLTIPEILAAAQLVFEDLATMVEQYVPAGHLMSIKHWRRLSQVPKWYERFNKVYWPISAVFAPATVLARYATSRMVISPIKENIQENLLSWFYVSYVHRLGFYIIELNSGRLAGGAERFREMMDRLNEDFDATGTPENKATDDSSKDITDTSKRSEITICLVGQTNAGKSSLINALLGQQKAQVDLVPSTSTITRYQLHRTETNDHLSVLDTVGYAADGFTEKQRDELETALKQSDLVLLVMNAANPAKQPDADVVKMLQDWFQSRRDLTPIPVLGVLTHIDRLRPLREWAPPYVWPDGERPKELNIREAVEYHNQVLEDQVAAVIPVCTDGDQGRVFGIEEYLLPAMTPLLGDARASALLRSLHQDISKNKASRVMQQFWEVGKVLLKAGLSKRD encoded by the coding sequence GTGAGTCGTTGGCGATTAATCCTGGTTTGGGCGTTACTCATTCTCCCGTGGCTGATCATCATCGGTTTTGGCAGCTATGCGCTTTGGCGAATCGGTTGGACGCAATGGATTTGGGTGCCGATCGCCGTCTGCTGGGGTTCGGCGTTGGTTCTGATGAGGAGCTGGCGAACTCGTTGGAATCTTCTAGCATCCCCTAAACCGAAGCAAGTTCCGCATTGGACGCCACGTGATCGTGATGCCTGGGAAATCGTCGAAAGGACTGCACGCAATGGGGACCAACTCGACCAAGAACGCTTGTTGCGTCCGCAGATGTATTTCGACTTGACGTTGCAAATGGCCGCCGATATCGCTGCGATCTACCACCCGAAGAGTTCCGATCCTGTCGAGAACCTCACGATCCCCGAGATTCTCGCAGCTGCCCAACTCGTGTTTGAAGACCTAGCGACAATGGTCGAGCAGTACGTCCCAGCCGGGCATCTGATGTCGATCAAACATTGGCGACGCCTTTCACAAGTGCCAAAATGGTACGAACGATTCAACAAAGTCTACTGGCCAATCTCCGCGGTCTTCGCACCGGCAACCGTACTCGCCCGGTATGCTACATCGCGAATGGTCATTTCGCCGATCAAGGAAAACATTCAGGAGAATTTACTGTCCTGGTTCTATGTTTCCTATGTGCATCGGCTTGGGTTTTACATTATCGAGCTGAACAGTGGCCGTCTGGCGGGCGGGGCGGAGCGGTTCCGTGAGATGATGGACCGCTTGAACGAAGACTTCGATGCGACTGGAACCCCGGAAAACAAAGCAACCGATGACAGTAGCAAAGATATCACGGACACTTCCAAACGCAGTGAAATTACTATCTGCCTTGTCGGCCAAACCAATGCTGGAAAATCGAGTTTGATCAATGCATTGTTGGGTCAACAGAAAGCTCAAGTCGATTTAGTTCCCTCGACATCGACGATCACGAGATATCAACTTCACCGCACGGAAACCAACGACCATCTCTCCGTTCTCGATACGGTCGGCTACGCTGCTGACGGGTTTACCGAGAAGCAACGCGACGAATTGGAAACCGCGTTGAAGCAATCCGATTTGGTGTTGCTCGTCATGAATGCGGCCAATCCAGCGAAGCAACCGGATGCTGATGTCGTCAAAATGTTGCAGGATTGGTTCCAATCGCGGCGGGATTTGACTCCGATCCCCGTGCTAGGCGTGCTCACGCATATTGATCGACTACGCCCGTTGCGAGAGTGGGCTCCCCCCTATGTGTGGCCCGATGGCGAGCGACCGAAGGAACTCAACATTCGCGAAGCTGTCGAGTATCACAATCAAGTGCTGGAAGACCAAGTCGCTGCGGTGATCCCGGTTTGCACCGATGGTGACCAAGGCCGCGTGTTTGGCATCGAGGAGTATTTGCTCCCAGCGATGACACCGCTTCTCGGCGACGCTCGGGCTTCGGCGTTGTTGCGGTCGCTCCATCAAGACATCTCGAAAAACAAGGCCAGTCGGGTCATGCAACAATTCTGGGAAGTCGGCAAAGTGCTGTTGAAGGCCGGGCTATCGAAACGCGATTGA
- a CDS encoding DUF309 domain-containing protein: MEHPQDGVHPDADPPSRYCPGRLLPAYAFVPGVHPHPVSSPNGHSFGVHRPTPTCDFADPLFREEFLFGIDLFNLGYYWEAHEAWECLWIACGRHGHRATLLKGLIKLAAAGVKSRVGNATGVSRHTKRAVQLLSETLTSGDDCGIDNINEAVQFAEELGRSPITDTTHTTAGRVVLSLRLVPSIAFR; this comes from the coding sequence ATGGAACATCCGCAGGACGGCGTTCACCCCGATGCAGATCCGCCTTCGCGTTATTGTCCAGGTCGTTTGTTGCCGGCCTATGCTTTTGTGCCGGGAGTTCATCCGCATCCGGTCAGTAGCCCAAACGGTCACTCGTTTGGCGTTCATCGGCCGACGCCAACTTGCGACTTTGCGGATCCGTTGTTCCGCGAAGAGTTTCTGTTTGGCATCGATCTTTTCAACTTGGGATACTACTGGGAGGCCCATGAGGCGTGGGAGTGTCTGTGGATCGCCTGTGGTCGGCATGGACACCGTGCGACGTTGCTGAAGGGATTGATCAAACTCGCCGCCGCCGGGGTCAAATCTCGCGTGGGAAATGCAACGGGCGTGAGCCGTCACACCAAAAGAGCCGTCCAATTGTTGAGCGAAACACTGACATCAGGTGATGATTGCGGCATCGACAACATCAACGAAGCGGTGCAGTTCGCTGAGGAGTTAGGGCGTTCTCCCATTACCGATACGACACACACAACCGCTGGTCGAGTTGTGTTGTCGCTGCGACTGGTTCCATCAATCGCGTTTCGATAG
- a CDS encoding LamG-like jellyroll fold domain-containing protein, whose amino-acid sequence MNELDELVRLHLDDPDTLTDEQLRTLASEFRQNPAIAERLKDHLILSEALARQFAENRQRFVEQVNQRIRSEIGVVGSQNNTSASQDSLTSSNTNLNSSGRRTLVLFALFSVVWAGCLTWLETTPWARKIAVVQSVQGPAFLERSGQEVRLLTGMPLIAGDQIETLEDSTATIEFPDKSKFTFSAGTIASLQSGSNVTEGILLEQGQLFAEIPSGNSERRIRCATPQGSVAALGARLVLTHDQGQTIVQVESGNVSVSRVDSIGEAVELVGGQIANIGPQGMELDAGEWPSNSDGVVFVLPPNAAQSNTPEQGFQLFATGPAGPFPLRPRRTARFNDAGEMVFDNGAFLADQSAGEAISRALESSQTLTIELTIQPAEISQGAAGTVLSLSQDDGSTRFAIRQQDDTLGLVVAGPPAETRFLFQFADTEPQHVVVILSPNRLRCFVAGELISDHQDVAIDFAKRPAEFLVFGDDWLGDSPWRGSLEGVAFYARGLTVEEIRRNRSHYRLQREPNPTAEPN is encoded by the coding sequence ATGAATGAACTGGATGAGTTGGTCCGCTTGCACTTGGATGATCCCGATACGCTGACCGATGAACAACTTCGCACGCTTGCCAGTGAATTTCGGCAGAATCCTGCGATTGCGGAACGTCTTAAAGACCATTTGATTCTTTCGGAAGCCCTCGCCCGGCAATTTGCAGAGAATCGGCAACGCTTTGTTGAACAGGTCAATCAACGGATTCGGTCCGAAATTGGTGTGGTGGGTTCTCAGAACAACACATCCGCGTCGCAAGACTCTTTGACCTCTTCCAACACGAATTTAAATTCGTCGGGGCGAAGAACACTCGTTCTATTTGCCTTGTTTTCAGTCGTCTGGGCGGGATGTCTCACATGGTTAGAGACGACACCCTGGGCACGCAAGATTGCGGTTGTTCAAAGCGTGCAAGGACCGGCGTTTCTGGAGCGGAGTGGTCAAGAGGTCCGATTATTGACCGGCATGCCGTTGATCGCCGGAGATCAAATTGAGACCCTCGAAGACTCGACCGCGACCATCGAATTCCCAGACAAATCAAAGTTTACATTCTCCGCAGGTACCATTGCGTCGCTTCAATCGGGATCGAACGTCACTGAAGGAATTCTTCTGGAGCAAGGACAATTGTTCGCGGAAATCCCATCGGGGAATTCCGAACGGCGAATTCGTTGTGCGACCCCGCAGGGAAGTGTCGCGGCTCTGGGGGCCCGTCTTGTCTTGACGCACGATCAAGGCCAGACAATTGTCCAAGTCGAAAGTGGGAACGTGAGCGTTTCGCGAGTTGACTCGATTGGGGAAGCCGTCGAGTTGGTTGGTGGTCAGATCGCGAACATTGGTCCGCAGGGAATGGAACTCGATGCCGGCGAGTGGCCATCGAACTCCGATGGGGTTGTGTTTGTCTTGCCGCCGAATGCTGCTCAGTCAAACACCCCGGAACAAGGATTTCAACTGTTCGCAACCGGTCCAGCAGGGCCGTTTCCGTTGCGGCCCCGACGAACCGCTCGCTTCAACGATGCTGGGGAAATGGTCTTCGACAACGGTGCGTTTTTGGCCGACCAATCCGCCGGTGAAGCAATCTCACGTGCATTAGAAAGCAGCCAAACGCTCACGATCGAACTGACCATCCAACCGGCAGAAATCTCACAGGGCGCAGCGGGCACGGTGCTTTCACTTTCCCAGGATGACGGATCGACACGCTTCGCAATTCGACAACAGGACGACACGCTTGGTCTTGTCGTTGCTGGTCCGCCGGCGGAGACCCGATTTCTATTTCAATTCGCCGATACCGAACCGCAGCATGTGGTCGTGATCCTGTCACCGAATCGTCTGAGATGTTTCGTCGCTGGAGAGTTGATTTCTGATCATCAGGATGTGGCGATTGATTTTGCCAAACGACCTGCGGAGTTTCTTGTGTTCGGTGACGATTGGCTGGGTGACAGTCCGTGGCGGGGTTCGCTCGAAGGGGTTGCGTTCTACGCACGTGGTTTGACTGTCGAAGAGATTCGTCGAAACCGTTCGCACTATCGTCTTCAACGCGAACCAAATCCGACCGCTGAGCCGAATTGA
- a CDS encoding DUF1559 domain-containing protein, whose protein sequence is MSRRQTLWAWGGVLSAVALAMLFGVPKSDAQVQRETKPEPKASKTVAVAELLPQNAVIMLHCAGSSTHDDAWKATAAYEALYESGLMPVVHKVFDSFKVQAMQSMPPGAGDFSLFNDLYEHVMENGVSLAVALPAMQGPPLPYGVVVIPGAADLEPQISGFIRKASGGDLEFQETEVEQRAVVSATLPDNPMVEFGWWTEGDHLVATVGVDAVHQAVSIASKTTPNALASPVWKSLQAETADNVSVVSQGWFNFAQLRDTFGQMPIPNPNRDPEADPLQVNDVLAVLGVDNLGPIRFRTGFRGKAQWTEIHAIAPGPRKGLLAFDDQPLMSLDDLPVLPASTEAFAACSVDWSRSYDELIGLIRGLSEFGPPDAAAMTDGVLQSLPQIAGFDPKTEFADTFGPVACVYTDSANGIFGLGSAVAIQVKDADTLNDTLDHIFGVIREQTTPREFRIRTKTKHGVRIKTLEIGGGVFNPSYSIVDGWLVIGILPQSVEAFSLRVDGTLPQWEPNQEFQTAFEDLPKEFTSLVYVDPQKSVQTLAGFAPVILPIIKQVMGIQSAFQNQNQPFQGRAPIMDIALAELPPAELIAANLFPNLTVSTKDETGFHCYSRTSLPAIPLLGNGGGSGVAVAAVGVALILPAVQQARQAARRTQSKNNLKQLGLALHNYHDTFRHFPIGTHPNEDLKPEKRLSWIYDILPFIEQNFLFEQIKDSEAWDSENNAEFASSTIHTLINPGSVPVEITEGDFGVTNYVGIAGIGKDAATLPITDNRVGAFGYDRKISFRNITDGTSNTVGISEASGKIGPWAAGGDSTLRSFTKKPYINGPDGIGGPFTGGCNMMILDGSVRFISENIDPEVMEALSTIHGGEVIGDF, encoded by the coding sequence ATGTCACGGCGACAAACTTTGTGGGCCTGGGGGGGAGTGCTGAGCGCTGTTGCGTTGGCCATGCTCTTCGGCGTGCCAAAATCCGATGCTCAAGTCCAACGTGAGACGAAACCGGAGCCGAAAGCCTCAAAGACCGTCGCCGTGGCGGAACTACTTCCTCAGAATGCCGTGATTATGCTGCATTGTGCGGGAAGTTCGACGCACGACGACGCATGGAAAGCAACCGCTGCTTACGAGGCACTGTACGAATCAGGTTTGATGCCGGTTGTGCACAAGGTCTTCGATTCGTTCAAAGTTCAGGCGATGCAATCCATGCCGCCCGGTGCGGGCGACTTCAGCCTGTTCAACGACTTGTATGAGCACGTCATGGAGAACGGTGTTTCGTTAGCCGTCGCGCTGCCTGCAATGCAAGGCCCACCGTTGCCATACGGTGTCGTTGTGATTCCGGGAGCCGCGGACTTGGAACCGCAAATCAGCGGATTCATTCGCAAAGCGAGTGGTGGCGATTTGGAGTTTCAGGAAACCGAAGTCGAACAGCGAGCGGTCGTCAGCGCGACCCTCCCCGACAATCCCATGGTGGAGTTCGGATGGTGGACCGAAGGCGATCACTTGGTGGCGACCGTCGGTGTCGACGCCGTTCACCAAGCCGTTTCCATTGCATCGAAAACGACCCCCAACGCCTTGGCTTCGCCGGTTTGGAAATCACTCCAAGCGGAAACGGCCGACAACGTGAGTGTGGTCTCGCAAGGTTGGTTCAACTTCGCCCAACTTCGCGACACCTTCGGGCAAATGCCGATTCCAAACCCCAATCGGGATCCGGAAGCCGATCCGTTGCAAGTCAACGATGTGTTGGCCGTTTTGGGAGTGGATAACCTGGGACCAATTCGGTTCCGCACCGGATTCCGTGGCAAAGCCCAATGGACCGAGATCCACGCGATTGCTCCTGGTCCGCGGAAAGGATTGCTAGCGTTCGACGATCAACCGTTGATGTCGCTCGACGACTTACCCGTCTTGCCAGCGTCGACGGAAGCGTTCGCGGCGTGCAGCGTGGATTGGTCTCGCTCCTACGATGAACTCATTGGACTGATTCGTGGCCTGAGTGAATTCGGCCCCCCCGATGCAGCCGCGATGACTGATGGTGTGCTGCAAAGTCTGCCGCAGATCGCGGGCTTCGATCCCAAGACCGAGTTCGCGGACACATTCGGACCGGTTGCCTGTGTCTATACGGACTCGGCAAACGGAATTTTCGGTTTGGGCAGTGCGGTCGCTATCCAAGTCAAAGACGCAGATACGCTGAATGACACACTGGATCACATTTTCGGCGTGATCCGTGAGCAGACGACACCTCGAGAATTCCGGATTCGCACCAAGACCAAACACGGTGTGAGAATCAAGACTTTGGAGATCGGGGGCGGTGTGTTCAACCCGTCATATAGCATCGTGGATGGTTGGCTCGTCATCGGGATTTTGCCGCAAAGCGTTGAGGCGTTTTCATTGCGAGTCGATGGTACCCTGCCCCAATGGGAGCCCAACCAGGAATTCCAAACCGCTTTCGAGGACTTGCCGAAAGAGTTTACGTCCCTCGTATACGTCGATCCGCAGAAGAGCGTGCAGACATTGGCTGGTTTCGCACCGGTCATTCTTCCCATCATTAAGCAAGTGATGGGAATCCAATCAGCATTTCAAAATCAAAACCAACCGTTCCAAGGCCGCGCACCGATCATGGACATCGCCTTGGCGGAATTGCCACCAGCGGAATTGATCGCGGCGAATCTGTTCCCGAATTTGACCGTTAGCACGAAGGACGAAACTGGCTTTCACTGCTACAGCCGAACGTCTCTCCCAGCGATTCCACTGCTCGGGAACGGTGGTGGAAGTGGTGTGGCGGTCGCAGCCGTCGGGGTAGCCTTGATTCTGCCAGCCGTTCAGCAGGCACGCCAAGCCGCTCGACGAACGCAGTCCAAGAACAACCTCAAGCAGCTCGGGCTCGCGTTGCACAACTACCACGACACCTTCCGACACTTCCCGATTGGCACCCATCCCAATGAGGACTTGAAGCCTGAGAAACGGCTCAGTTGGATCTACGATATCCTGCCGTTCATAGAACAGAATTTTCTCTTTGAACAAATCAAAGACAGTGAAGCATGGGACTCGGAAAACAACGCGGAGTTCGCATCGAGTACGATTCACACGCTCATCAACCCTGGAAGTGTTCCCGTTGAAATCACCGAAGGAGATTTCGGCGTCACGAATTACGTGGGAATCGCAGGCATCGGCAAAGACGCGGCGACCTTGCCGATCACTGATAATCGTGTGGGAGCGTTCGGTTACGATCGAAAGATTAGCTTCCGAAACATCACCGACGGAACCTCGAACACCGTGGGGATTTCAGAGGCCTCTGGTAAAATCGGGCCGTGGGCCGCTGGTGGTGATAGCACACTGCGTTCCTTCACGAAGAAGCCATACATCAACGGCCCTGATGGAATTGGCGGCCCGTTCACGGGCGGGTGCAATATGATGATTCTCGATGGCTCGGTTCGGTTCATTTCCGAAAACATCGATCCTGAGGTCATGGAAGCACTCTCAACTATTCATGGTGGTGAAGTCATCGGAGACTTCTAG